A single genomic interval of Rubripirellula reticaptiva harbors:
- a CDS encoding type I restriction-modification system subunit M has translation MAKKKAASEKAAAKKKSTTQKKAPKDDKGFEVSLWDSANRLRGSVESSEYKHVVLSLIFLKFVSDKFEERKAALIAEGKQDYTDMVEFYTMQNVFYLPETSRWSHIQQHAKQDDIAIKIDSALAQVEKSNASLKGALPDNYFSRLGLDGSKLSALIDAINNIDTVADKEEDVVGRVYEYFLGKFAASEGKLGGEFYTPKCVVNLIAEMIEPYKGKIYDPCCGSGGMFVQSLKFVKSHHGNTKDISVYGQEFTATTYKLAKMNLAVRGLSANLGDVPADSFFKDQHPDLKADYIMANPPFNMKDWRAADELTKDSRWDGYETPPTGNANYAWILHMVSKLSTNGVAGFVLANGSMSTNTTGEGAIRQKLVENDMVDCMIALPGQLFYTTQIPVCLWFLTKSKKVDKQRGYRNREGETLFIDARQIGSMISRTQKELTDTDIAAVAKTYHAWRGEKKDGVYEDQAGYCKSATLEDIRKHDFMLTPGRYVGAAALEDDGIPFETKMTEMSQTLYQQMDESAKLDKVIRKNLEVLGYGK, from the coding sequence ATGGCCAAGAAAAAAGCGGCTTCCGAAAAGGCAGCGGCGAAGAAAAAGTCGACCACTCAAAAAAAAGCTCCCAAAGACGACAAGGGCTTTGAAGTATCCCTGTGGGATTCTGCCAACCGGCTTCGCGGCAGCGTGGAATCTTCCGAGTACAAGCACGTCGTCCTGAGCCTGATCTTCCTGAAATTCGTCTCGGACAAATTCGAAGAACGCAAAGCAGCGTTGATCGCTGAAGGCAAGCAGGACTACACCGACATGGTGGAGTTCTACACGATGCAGAATGTGTTCTATCTGCCCGAAACATCTCGGTGGAGCCACATTCAGCAGCACGCCAAACAGGACGACATCGCCATCAAAATCGACTCGGCGTTGGCTCAAGTCGAAAAGAGCAACGCGTCGCTCAAGGGAGCCTTGCCAGATAACTACTTCTCTAGGCTTGGTCTGGATGGCAGCAAGCTGTCGGCCTTGATTGACGCCATCAACAACATTGACACCGTTGCCGACAAAGAAGAAGACGTCGTTGGCCGCGTCTACGAATACTTTCTGGGCAAGTTCGCAGCATCCGAAGGGAAGCTTGGAGGCGAATTCTATACGCCCAAGTGCGTGGTGAATTTGATTGCTGAAATGATCGAGCCCTACAAAGGCAAAATTTACGACCCCTGCTGTGGTTCAGGCGGGATGTTTGTGCAGTCGCTTAAGTTTGTAAAATCGCATCACGGTAACACCAAGGACATCTCGGTGTACGGTCAGGAGTTTACGGCGACCACCTACAAGCTGGCCAAAATGAATCTTGCGGTGCGAGGACTGTCGGCCAATCTGGGTGACGTTCCGGCCGATTCGTTCTTTAAGGATCAGCATCCTGACTTAAAGGCCGACTACATCATGGCCAATCCGCCGTTTAACATGAAAGATTGGCGAGCGGCTGATGAGCTGACCAAAGACTCGCGTTGGGACGGCTACGAAACACCTCCGACGGGCAACGCCAACTATGCGTGGATTCTGCACATGGTGTCGAAGCTCTCGACCAATGGTGTGGCTGGTTTTGTGTTGGCCAACGGTTCGATGAGCACCAACACCACCGGAGAAGGTGCGATTCGTCAGAAGCTGGTCGAGAACGACATGGTCGATTGCATGATAGCGTTACCGGGTCAATTGTTTTACACGACTCAAATTCCCGTTTGCCTTTGGTTCCTGACCAAGTCTAAAAAAGTAGACAAGCAACGGGGCTACCGTAATCGTGAAGGCGAGACGTTGTTCATTGACGCACGCCAAATCGGTTCGATGATCAGCCGCACGCAAAAGGAACTGACCGACACCGACATCGCAGCCGTCGCCAAAACCTACCACGCTTGGCGCGGCGAGAAAAAAGATGGTGTGTATGAAGATCAGGCAGGTTACTGCAAATCGGCGACATTGGAGGACATCCGCAAACACGACTTCATGCTGACGCCCGGTCGTTACGTCGGCGCTGCAGCGTTGGAAGACGACGGTATCCCTTTTGAAACCAAGATGACGGAGATGAGCCAGACGCTTTACCAGCAGATGGACGAGTCGGCGAAGTTGGACAAAGTGATTCGCAAGAATCTGGAGGTCTTGGGTTATGGAAAGTGA
- a CDS encoding JAB domain-containing protein yields the protein MNQHNLTQEVAQSISKVIAYLSEEEMDFLENPTETHIQHSIRKIETWFSELTGYQAIPVEASSDHRFIREVNVQYRLQETKREVLRDAKQVAGLTRLLLPDNSREHFLAFYLDGSHQIASYSVISTGTANATLVYPREIFQRAVLTGAVSVILAHNHPSGSVQPSESDFAITKKLIECGEVLKIAVLDHVVVSDQGFTSLREESSLW from the coding sequence ATGAACCAGCACAACCTGACCCAAGAAGTCGCCCAATCAATCAGCAAAGTAATCGCATACTTGTCTGAGGAAGAGATGGACTTTCTTGAAAATCCAACTGAAACTCACATTCAACATTCAATACGAAAGATTGAAACTTGGTTTTCTGAGCTAACTGGGTACCAAGCAATTCCAGTTGAAGCTTCGTCTGACCATCGATTCATACGCGAGGTAAATGTTCAGTACCGACTTCAGGAAACTAAACGGGAAGTTCTCAGAGATGCCAAGCAAGTAGCTGGTCTCACTCGCTTGCTGCTGCCTGATAACAGTCGAGAGCACTTTCTTGCCTTCTATCTTGATGGTTCCCATCAGATTGCATCGTATTCAGTCATTTCAACTGGTACTGCCAACGCAACGCTTGTCTACCCTCGTGAGATATTTCAACGAGCAGTCTTAACGGGAGCTGTAAGCGTAATTCTTGCCCACAATCACCCCAGTGGTTCGGTGCAACCTAGTGAAAGTGATTTTGCAATAACAAAGAAACTTATTGAGTGTGGCGAGGTGCTAAAGATTGCAGTTCTTGACCACGTTGTCGTGAGTGACCAAGGCTTTACTTCTTTGCGTGAGGAGTCGTCGCTTTGGTAG
- a CDS encoding methyltransferase — MQQYMLNFESAELPTKEVNKVQEDVSLPPPPQGEREQPRILHYPGKLHFDWPEASNQHDRDTITVDRVGTVNGQVPHRFVILRGDTVRVNLTKDKQKDGEVVGISHARNEVSIRFPGARAGTDGIWFSLGYIYPSKQPIEEPPKGVPLSGVIERLNSKHGETLTEADRVPAQATPYLFADHKQTVEKLRDGSITVAEIQDGFTRLLESKDAFVADLVGRLKAPQLKALASRLGDWNAKSQRKEENAASIHRMLLHDFHLADSFSYVMGQDPEQVLRDAVFGQTKADIEAYFAKRNDAKEETEKAVSNPETLSEFHTFLRHLGEAELSDSQLRTFSELNASISRKRRAEKRQEQSVSQFESEELSDIAFTVKEGYHDKKECSLWIVQLPGRVERATFTELKNKAKMLGGWYSSFKKADAGFQFLDKERAERFTALLGSDVDRTDVLEQRKERRELTAAERLHELAKSTFDKAEETIEASENSLQNTVRRADMQAGIRGRAHADQALARSLHSIAEALSTGEAKFLDGIRFKVQIEELDSILYLAKYARIREVKKLENEGSYNHHKRQETESDKPYGEADVRFAKYPFPTLYKQHLLEAASIAKGVSGAKLAAARMEKRLRNHTEDYVTFEAEYEISQLTDFLSRLPARMTSDHMRDDLERFNRVRRANIFDVHELRAALYEYLPHKASVRGDSPIAIAERELIGKKLPGFFPTPKSTISDMLDHADIEAHHSVLEPNAGKGDIVEAIAERVPGVAIKAIEFNRTLSDVLGAKGIEVEFSDFLEHKASYDRIVMNPPFENGADIEHVQHAYSLLEPGGRMVAIMSEGPFFRSDKKAEAFRAWLDDNAGTSEQLPEDTFKGVDSFRHTGVRTRLVVIDR; from the coding sequence ATGCAACAATATATGCTCAATTTTGAATCAGCAGAGCTGCCCACAAAGGAAGTGAACAAGGTACAAGAAGATGTCTCACTGCCACCACCGCCACAGGGCGAGCGTGAACAGCCGAGAATACTTCACTACCCTGGTAAACTTCATTTTGATTGGCCAGAGGCTAGCAATCAGCACGACCGAGACACCATCACAGTTGATAGAGTTGGAACCGTTAACGGCCAAGTACCACATCGCTTTGTCATTCTTCGAGGCGATACAGTAAGGGTTAATCTTACTAAGGATAAGCAAAAAGACGGAGAAGTTGTTGGCATCAGTCACGCTCGAAACGAAGTGTCTATCCGTTTTCCAGGTGCCAGAGCTGGGACAGACGGAATTTGGTTTTCCCTTGGCTACATCTACCCAAGCAAACAGCCAATAGAGGAACCCCCAAAGGGTGTACCCCTTTCAGGCGTCATAGAGAGGCTAAACAGCAAGCACGGCGAGACGCTCACAGAGGCTGACCGCGTGCCCGCACAGGCTACGCCCTACTTGTTTGCTGACCACAAGCAGACGGTGGAAAAGCTCCGCGATGGCAGCATCACCGTTGCTGAAATCCAAGACGGCTTTACTCGCTTACTCGAATCAAAAGACGCTTTTGTTGCTGACCTGGTGGGCCGCCTAAAGGCTCCCCAGCTAAAAGCCCTTGCCTCAAGGCTTGGTGACTGGAACGCCAAGAGCCAAAGAAAGGAAGAAAACGCTGCAAGCATTCACAGAATGCTACTGCACGATTTTCATCTCGCAGATTCGTTTTCCTACGTGATGGGCCAAGACCCAGAACAGGTGCTACGCGATGCAGTGTTTGGGCAAACTAAAGCCGACATCGAAGCCTACTTTGCAAAACGCAATGATGCGAAGGAGGAAACCGAAAAAGCAGTTTCAAACCCAGAAACGCTTTCAGAATTCCACACGTTCCTACGCCACCTGGGAGAAGCTGAACTTTCTGATTCTCAACTACGGACGTTTAGCGAGCTGAACGCAAGTATCAGCCGCAAACGGCGAGCAGAGAAAAGACAAGAGCAGTCCGTTAGCCAGTTTGAATCAGAGGAACTTTCAGACATCGCTTTCACCGTCAAAGAAGGCTACCACGACAAGAAAGAGTGCTCGCTTTGGATTGTCCAACTTCCAGGACGCGTTGAACGTGCCACGTTCACAGAGCTAAAGAACAAAGCGAAGATGCTTGGCGGCTGGTACTCAAGTTTCAAAAAGGCAGATGCTGGTTTTCAGTTTCTAGACAAAGAGCGAGCTGAACGCTTTACAGCGTTACTGGGAAGTGACGTTGACAGAACAGACGTGCTTGAGCAACGAAAGGAACGCCGAGAACTGACGGCTGCTGAACGCCTTCACGAGCTTGCAAAGAGCACCTTCGATAAAGCTGAAGAAACGATTGAAGCAAGCGAGAACTCGCTTCAAAACACAGTCAGACGTGCCGACATGCAAGCTGGCATCAGGGGCCGTGCTCATGCTGACCAGGCCCTTGCCCGCTCACTTCACTCGATAGCTGAAGCACTCTCAACAGGTGAAGCGAAGTTCCTTGATGGAATACGCTTTAAGGTGCAAATCGAAGAGCTTGATTCTATTCTCTACCTGGCAAAGTACGCTCGGATAAGGGAAGTGAAGAAGCTTGAAAACGAGGGAAGCTACAACCATCACAAACGACAAGAAACAGAATCAGACAAGCCCTACGGTGAGGCTGATGTGCGTTTTGCAAAGTACCCCTTCCCCACTCTTTACAAGCAGCACCTACTTGAAGCTGCCTCTATTGCCAAGGGCGTCTCAGGAGCAAAGCTTGCTGCGGCCCGCATGGAAAAGAGGCTTCGCAACCACACGGAAGACTACGTGACCTTTGAAGCAGAGTACGAGATAAGCCAGCTGACTGACTTTCTTTCAAGGCTTCCAGCTCGGATGACTTCAGACCACATGAGGGATGACCTTGAACGATTCAACCGCGTAAGACGAGCGAACATTTTTGACGTTCATGAGCTACGTGCTGCACTCTATGAGTACCTTCCGCACAAAGCATCTGTCAGGGGCGATAGCCCGATAGCGATTGCTGAACGGGAGCTAATCGGCAAGAAGCTTCCAGGCTTTTTCCCAACCCCAAAGAGCACCATTTCAGACATGCTTGACCATGCAGACATTGAAGCACATCACAGCGTCTTAGAACCAAACGCCGGTAAGGGTGACATCGTTGAAGCGATTGCTGAACGCGTGCCAGGCGTTGCCATTAAAGCGATTGAATTTAACCGCACGCTTTCCGACGTATTGGGAGCCAAGGGCATCGAGGTTGAGTTTTCTGACTTCCTTGAGCACAAGGCAAGCTATGACCGTATCGTGATGAATCCACCCTTTGAAAATGGGGCAGATATTGAGCACGTTCAGCACGCCTACTCGCTTCTAGAGCCTGGTGGACGCATGGTGGCCATCATGAGCGAGGGGCCATTCTTTCGCTCTGACAAGAAGGCCGAGGCCTTTCGTGCCTGGCTCGATGACAACGCTGGCACAAGCGAGCAGCTACCAGAGGATACATTTAAGGGTGTTGATTCCTTTCGGCACACAGGCGTCAGAACCAGGCTCGTGGTCATTGACCGCTGA
- a CDS encoding JAB domain-containing protein, whose amino-acid sequence MKQSFFDFEQENIQAGNSELLREATFPRMIEDPQYASIKRVSLVFESSLKERPCITSTEEAKAFFQRYWKKHPANDQEHFVVACLDTKHRVQCVVLVTVGTLDASLVHPREVFKPAIIEGSSAVIVSHNHPSGNTEPSREDIQVTDRLTETGKLMGISVLDHIIYGDGTGDVLSVREH is encoded by the coding sequence ATGAAACAGAGCTTTTTTGATTTTGAGCAGGAAAACATCCAAGCAGGAAACTCAGAGCTTCTAAGAGAAGCCACATTTCCAAGGATGATTGAAGACCCGCAATACGCATCGATTAAACGCGTCTCCTTGGTCTTTGAAAGTTCCCTTAAAGAACGGCCTTGTATTACCAGTACAGAGGAGGCCAAAGCCTTCTTTCAACGCTACTGGAAAAAGCACCCAGCCAACGACCAAGAGCATTTTGTCGTTGCTTGCCTAGACACCAAGCATCGTGTGCAGTGCGTTGTTTTGGTCACAGTTGGCACGCTCGATGCCTCGCTGGTTCACCCCCGTGAAGTCTTTAAGCCAGCCATTATTGAGGGTTCGTCCGCAGTTATCGTGTCGCACAATCATCCATCTGGAAACACTGAGCCAAGCCGAGAGGATATCCAAGTCACGGATCGCCTAACAGAAACTGGCAAATTAATGGGAATCAGTGTGCTCGACCACATCATTTACGGAGATGGAACCGGTGATGTTCTTTCGGTTCGAGAGCATTAG